From Streptomyces sp. NBC_00370, a single genomic window includes:
- a CDS encoding phosphatase PAP2 family protein yields the protein MNARTGPAERKRNASARPPLARELLLVVGLFLVYKLGRQAANGRTAEAYHNARRVWDLERDLRLPGEGAVQGLLLHGDTLVHIANTYYAAVHFPATVLFLCWLYWRRPGHYVWARRVLATVTGAALALHLLLPLAPPRLLTAAGLVDTAKVYGPTVYGATPTSGSLENQFAAMPSLHFGWALMVALGLIAATRSRWRLLWLLHPLITLFVVVGTANHYWLDAIVAAALLAGALAFLRPPAAQSPSLVVRSSVPARAIPLVTSSGGHR from the coding sequence ATGAACGCCCGAACAGGGCCCGCCGAACGGAAACGGAACGCTTCCGCCCGACCGCCCCTCGCCCGCGAGCTGCTGCTCGTCGTCGGACTCTTCCTCGTCTACAAGCTCGGCAGGCAGGCCGCCAACGGACGCACCGCCGAGGCGTACCACAACGCGCGCCGCGTCTGGGATCTCGAACGTGACCTGCGGCTGCCCGGGGAAGGCGCCGTCCAGGGACTCCTCCTGCACGGCGACACCCTGGTGCACATAGCCAACACGTACTACGCGGCGGTGCACTTCCCCGCCACCGTCCTCTTCCTGTGCTGGCTGTACTGGCGCCGGCCCGGCCACTACGTCTGGGCCCGCCGGGTCCTCGCCACCGTGACCGGCGCCGCGCTCGCCCTCCATCTGCTGCTGCCCCTCGCCCCGCCCCGGCTGCTCACCGCCGCGGGCCTCGTCGACACGGCCAAGGTCTACGGCCCGACCGTGTACGGCGCGACACCCACCTCGGGCTCGCTGGAGAACCAGTTCGCCGCGATGCCGTCGCTGCACTTCGGCTGGGCCCTGATGGTCGCGCTCGGCCTGATCGCCGCCACCCGCTCGCGGTGGCGCCTGCTGTGGCTGCTGCACCCGCTGATCACCCTGTTCGTCGTCGTCGGCACGGCCAACCACTACTGGCTCGACGCGATCGTGGCCGCCGCCCTGCTGGCCGGCGCGCTCGCGTTCCTCCGGCCGCCGGCGGCGCAGTCCCCCTCACTCGTGGTCCGGTCGTCCGTACCGGCCCGCGCGATCCCACTCGTCACCTCGTCAGGGGGCCACCGATGA
- the xylB gene encoding xylulokinase, with protein MSRSPVVIGVDSSTQSTKAAFTDVETGKLLAVGRASHRVTGEGGARETDPEVWWSALREAVTAGLKESGVDASAVTGIAVAGQQHGLVVLDRTGRPLRPAMLWNDTRSAPQAAALTEALGGAAAWAARTGSAPVASITATKWQWLRENDPAVAEATAAVRLPHDFLTERLAGTAVTDPGDASGTNWYSTATGAYDPELLALLGLDAALLPAVATTGGARIGSLTAGAAAELGLPAGIAVAAGTGDNMSAAVGLGLGGAGLLDHPVLSLGTSGTVFAATRTRPTTPALSGFAAADGTYLPLGCTLNCTLAVDKVAELLRLDREDATPGGEAVLLPYLDGERTPDLPTAAGLLTGLRHDTTPQQLLGAAYEGAAVTVLRALDEVLAACGLDPAAPEVASRPLRLIGGGAQGRMWVETVRRLSGRGLVVPQSGELVALGAAALAASAATGEDPVAVATSWQSGSGPELEPVTRDLETWERVNTVLDRAAPSLLS; from the coding sequence ATGTCGCGGAGCCCGGTCGTGATCGGCGTCGACAGCTCCACCCAGTCGACCAAGGCGGCGTTCACCGACGTCGAGACCGGCAAGCTGCTCGCCGTCGGGCGCGCCTCGCACCGCGTCACCGGCGAGGGCGGCGCGCGCGAGACCGACCCCGAGGTGTGGTGGAGCGCGCTGCGCGAGGCCGTCACCGCGGGGCTCAAGGAGTCCGGTGTCGACGCCTCGGCTGTGACCGGTATCGCCGTCGCCGGCCAGCAGCACGGACTGGTGGTGCTGGACCGTACGGGACGGCCGCTGCGTCCGGCGATGCTGTGGAACGACACCCGCTCCGCCCCGCAGGCAGCGGCGCTCACCGAGGCGCTGGGCGGCGCCGCCGCCTGGGCGGCACGCACAGGTTCGGCGCCCGTCGCCTCGATCACCGCCACGAAGTGGCAGTGGCTGCGCGAGAACGACCCCGCCGTCGCCGAGGCGACGGCGGCGGTCCGGCTCCCCCACGACTTCCTCACCGAGCGGCTGGCCGGCACGGCCGTCACCGACCCCGGTGACGCCTCGGGCACCAACTGGTACTCCACGGCCACCGGCGCGTACGACCCGGAGCTGCTGGCGCTGCTCGGCCTCGACGCCGCGCTGCTGCCGGCCGTCGCGACCACCGGCGGCGCCCGGATCGGCTCGCTCACCGCGGGCGCCGCCGCCGAGCTGGGACTGCCCGCCGGTATCGCCGTCGCGGCCGGCACCGGCGACAACATGAGCGCGGCCGTCGGCCTCGGCCTCGGCGGCGCGGGGCTGCTGGACCACCCGGTGCTCAGCCTCGGCACCTCGGGCACGGTGTTCGCCGCGACCCGCACCCGCCCCACCACCCCCGCGCTGTCCGGCTTCGCCGCGGCCGACGGCACGTACCTGCCGCTCGGCTGCACCCTGAACTGCACCCTCGCCGTCGACAAGGTCGCCGAGCTGCTGCGGCTCGACCGGGAGGACGCGACACCGGGCGGCGAGGCCGTACTGCTCCCCTACCTCGACGGCGAGCGCACCCCCGATCTGCCCACCGCGGCAGGCCTGTTGACCGGACTGCGGCACGACACCACACCCCAGCAGCTGCTCGGCGCCGCCTACGAGGGCGCGGCGGTGACCGTACTGCGCGCCCTGGACGAGGTACTGGCCGCGTGCGGCCTCGACCCGGCGGCCCCCGAGGTCGCGAGCCGTCCACTGCGCCTGATCGGCGGCGGCGCGCAGGGCCGGATGTGGGTGGAGACCGTACGGCGGCTCTCGGGCCGCGGCCTGGTCGTCCCGCAGAGCGGCGAACTGGTCGCCCTCGGCGCGGCGGCCCTGGCGGCGAGCGCGGCGACGGGCGAGGACCCGGTGGCCGTCGCGACGTCCTGGCAGTCCGGCAGCGGCCCCGAACTGGAGCCGGTGACACGGGACCTGGAGACCTGGGAGCGGGTCAACACGGTACTGGACCGCGCGGCCCCGAGCCTGCTGTCGTAA
- a CDS encoding glycine C-acetyltransferase, with protein MYTTTRDDLRATLDEIREAGLFKPERVISTPQSASVAVTGGDASGDVLNFCANNYLGLADHPEVVAAAKDALDRWGYGMASVRFICGTQEIHKELEQRLSTFLGQEDTILYSSCFDANGGVFETLLGAEDAVISDALNHASIIDGIRLSKARRLRYANRDLAELEARLKESQDARRRMIVTDGVFSMDGYVAPLAEICDLADRYDALVMVDDSHAVGFVGPGGRGTPELHGVMDRVDIITGTLGKALGGASGGYVAARAEIVALLRQRSRPYLFSNSLAPVIAAASIKVLDLLESAGELRERLRANTALFRTKMTEAGFDILAGDHPIAPVMIGDATEAGRMAELLLERGVYVIGFSYPVVPMGKARIRVQLSAAHSTADVERAVAAFVEARAALHG; from the coding sequence ATGTACACCACCACCCGTGACGACCTGCGCGCCACCCTCGACGAGATCCGCGAGGCCGGACTCTTCAAGCCGGAGCGGGTCATCTCCACCCCGCAGAGCGCGTCGGTCGCCGTCACCGGCGGCGACGCCTCCGGTGACGTCCTCAACTTCTGCGCCAACAACTACCTGGGCCTCGCCGACCACCCCGAGGTGGTCGCCGCCGCCAAGGACGCCCTGGACCGCTGGGGGTACGGCATGGCGTCCGTACGCTTCATCTGCGGCACCCAGGAGATCCACAAGGAGCTGGAGCAGCGCCTCTCCACCTTCCTCGGACAGGAGGACACGATCCTCTACTCCTCCTGCTTCGACGCCAACGGAGGCGTCTTCGAAACCCTCCTCGGCGCCGAGGACGCCGTCATCTCCGACGCCCTCAACCACGCCAGCATCATCGACGGCATCCGGCTGTCCAAGGCCCGCAGGCTGCGCTACGCCAACCGCGACCTCGCCGAGCTGGAGGCGCGGCTCAAGGAGTCGCAGGACGCCCGCCGCAGGATGATCGTCACCGACGGCGTGTTCTCGATGGACGGTTACGTCGCGCCGCTCGCCGAGATCTGCGACCTCGCCGACCGCTACGACGCGCTCGTCATGGTCGACGACTCGCACGCGGTCGGCTTCGTCGGCCCCGGCGGCCGCGGCACCCCCGAGCTGCACGGGGTCATGGACCGTGTCGACATCATCACCGGCACCCTCGGCAAGGCGCTCGGCGGCGCGTCCGGCGGCTATGTGGCCGCGCGCGCCGAGATCGTCGCCCTGCTGCGCCAGCGCTCCCGCCCGTACCTGTTCTCCAACTCGCTCGCGCCGGTCATCGCCGCCGCCTCGATCAAGGTGCTGGACCTGCTGGAGAGCGCGGGCGAGCTGCGCGAGCGGCTGCGCGCCAACACCGCGCTGTTCCGGACGAAGATGACCGAGGCGGGCTTCGACATCCTGGCGGGGGACCACCCCATCGCCCCGGTGATGATCGGTGACGCGACCGAGGCCGGCCGGATGGCCGAACTGCTGCTGGAGCGCGGCGTGTACGTGATCGGCTTCTCGTACCCGGTGGTGCCCATGGGCAAGGCCCGGATCAGGGTCCAGCTCTCGGCGGCGCACTCCACCGCCGACGTGGAGCGCGCGGTCGCCGCCTTCGTCGAGGCCCGCGCCGCCCTGCACGGCTGA
- the tdh gene encoding L-threonine 3-dehydrogenase: MKALVKQKAEPGLWLMDVPEPEHGPGDVLIKVLRTGICGTDLHIRSWDGWARQSVETPLVLGHEFVGEVAAVGADVQEVAVGDLVSAEGHLVCGKCRNCLAGRRHLCRSTVGLGVGRDGAFAEYVVIPASNVWVHRAEVDLDVAAIFDPFGNAVHTALSFPLVGEDVLITGAGPIGIMAAAVAKHAGARNVVITDVSPDRLELARKVGATLALDVSHTGIAEAQHQLGLKEGFDIGLEMSGRPEAMRDMVDNMTHGGRIAMLGLPAEEFAVDWSKIVTSMITIKGIYGREMFETWYAMTVLLEGGLDLAPVITGSYDYRDFDAAFDEAATARSGKIILNWDA; encoded by the coding sequence ATGAAGGCACTTGTCAAGCAGAAGGCCGAGCCCGGACTGTGGCTCATGGACGTCCCCGAGCCCGAGCACGGCCCCGGCGACGTGCTCATCAAGGTGCTGCGCACCGGCATCTGCGGCACCGATCTGCACATCAGGTCGTGGGACGGCTGGGCCCGGCAGTCGGTGGAGACACCGCTCGTCCTCGGCCATGAGTTCGTCGGCGAGGTCGCCGCGGTCGGCGCCGATGTCCAGGAGGTCGCCGTCGGCGATCTGGTGAGCGCCGAAGGCCATCTGGTCTGCGGCAAGTGCCGCAACTGTCTGGCCGGCCGCCGGCATCTGTGCCGCAGCACGGTCGGCCTCGGCGTGGGGCGTGACGGCGCCTTCGCCGAGTACGTGGTGATCCCCGCGTCCAACGTCTGGGTGCACCGCGCCGAGGTCGACCTCGATGTCGCCGCGATCTTCGACCCGTTCGGCAACGCGGTGCACACCGCGCTCTCCTTCCCGCTCGTCGGCGAGGACGTCCTGATCACCGGCGCGGGACCGATCGGGATCATGGCAGCCGCGGTCGCCAAGCACGCGGGGGCGCGCAACGTCGTGATCACCGACGTCAGCCCCGACCGGCTCGAACTGGCCCGCAAGGTCGGTGCCACCCTCGCCCTCGACGTCTCGCACACCGGCATCGCCGAGGCGCAGCACCAGCTCGGCCTCAAGGAGGGCTTCGACATCGGCCTTGAGATGTCGGGCAGGCCGGAGGCCATGCGGGACATGGTCGACAACATGACGCACGGCGGCCGGATCGCCATGCTCGGCCTGCCGGCCGAGGAGTTCGCCGTCGACTGGTCGAAGATCGTCACCTCCATGATCACGATCAAGGGCATCTACGGCCGCGAGATGTTCGAGACGTGGTACGCGATGACCGTCCTGCTCGAAGGCGGTCTCGACCTCGCCCCCGTCATCACCGGCAGCTACGACTACCGGGACTTCGACGCGGCCTTCGACGAGGCGGCCACCGCCCGCAGCGGCAAGATCATTCTCAACTGGGACGCCTGA
- a CDS encoding LysR family transcriptional regulator, whose translation MIDPRRLRILRAVADHRTVTAAAAALYLTPSAVSQQLAALEQETGHALLTRSGRGVRLTAAGEILLGHAHAVLAQLERAEAELAAYAGGAAGEVTVAAFATGIAEVLAPAVQALSGTHPGIRVRVRDAEGDESLPMVLDGEADLAVAVDYRGAPSEDDLRLARVALYAEPFDAVLPAGHPLALSAEVVLAELAGSDWIGHSPGNPCREVIQLACELAGFQPRLVHSSDDFRAVVALAGVGAGVALVPRSALRGMDLKGTVVRPVAGPAATRRVFAAVRSGAEDHPLIRPVLDALSRAASGLTTD comes from the coding sequence GTGATCGACCCCCGGCGGCTGCGCATCCTGCGGGCCGTCGCGGACCACCGAACGGTGACCGCGGCGGCTGCCGCGCTGTACCTCACCCCGTCCGCCGTCTCCCAGCAGCTCGCCGCGCTGGAGCAGGAGACCGGGCACGCCCTGCTGACCCGCAGCGGCCGTGGTGTACGGCTGACGGCGGCGGGGGAGATCCTGCTCGGCCACGCCCATGCCGTCCTCGCCCAGCTGGAACGGGCCGAGGCCGAGCTGGCGGCGTACGCGGGCGGCGCCGCGGGAGAGGTCACGGTCGCCGCCTTCGCCACCGGCATCGCCGAGGTGCTGGCCCCTGCCGTCCAGGCGCTGTCCGGGACGCACCCCGGCATCCGGGTACGGGTACGGGACGCCGAGGGCGACGAGAGCCTGCCGATGGTGCTCGACGGCGAGGCGGACCTGGCCGTCGCGGTCGACTACCGGGGCGCGCCGAGCGAGGACGACCTGCGGCTCGCCCGGGTGGCGCTGTACGCGGAGCCCTTCGACGCGGTGCTCCCGGCCGGCCATCCGCTGGCCCTGTCTGCCGAGGTGGTCCTGGCCGAACTCGCCGGCAGCGACTGGATCGGCCACTCCCCGGGCAACCCGTGCCGCGAGGTGATCCAGCTCGCCTGCGAACTCGCCGGCTTCCAGCCGCGTCTGGTGCACTCGTCCGACGACTTCCGCGCGGTCGTCGCCCTCGCCGGGGTGGGCGCGGGCGTCGCACTCGTCCCCCGCTCGGCGCTGCGCGGCATGGACCTGAAGGGCACGGTCGTCCGCCCGGTAGCAGGCCCGGCCGCCACCCGCCGCGTCTTCGCGGCGGTACGCAGCGGCGCGGAGGACCACCCACTGATCCGCCCGGTCCTGGACGCGCTGTCACGGGCGGCGTCGGGGCTGACGACGGACTGA